In Candidatus Melainabacteria bacterium, a single window of DNA contains:
- a CDS encoding response regulator transcription factor, which yields MAKILLVEDDKTGAEIVVHWLEAERHNIDHVENGDDGLEYLLMRQYDVVLLDWDLPGKSGFDLLREFRSKGHTTPVIMLTGKSNVQDKEDGLDGGADDYLTKPYSLKELSARIRAQVRRSSNLTSNQLEFKGIVLSPEQMRLTLNGKDVPLLPKEFSLLEFFMRNPDRVFTAEAVMMRVWSTDSETSTDAFRSTLKRLRQKLEAAGAEGSVVETVHGAGYRFNSK from the coding sequence GTGGCAAAAATCCTTTTAGTTGAAGACGACAAAACCGGTGCAGAAATTGTAGTGCACTGGCTGGAAGCCGAGAGACACAACATCGATCACGTCGAAAACGGAGATGATGGGCTCGAATACCTCCTGATGCGACAGTACGATGTAGTCCTTCTTGACTGGGATCTTCCAGGCAAATCGGGATTTGACCTGTTGAGAGAATTTCGCTCAAAAGGTCACACGACCCCGGTAATCATGTTGACGGGCAAATCAAATGTGCAAGATAAAGAAGACGGGCTAGACGGCGGTGCCGATGACTATCTAACCAAGCCATATTCACTGAAAGAATTGTCGGCAAGAATTCGTGCACAGGTTCGCAGATCGTCAAATCTCACTTCCAATCAACTGGAATTCAAAGGCATCGTACTGTCGCCAGAGCAGATGCGATTGACCCTCAACGGAAAAGATGTACCTCTGCTTCCAAAGGAATTTAGCCTCCTCGAGTTTTTCATGCGCAATCCAGATCGCGTCTTCACAGCAGAAGCAGTAATGATGCGAGTCTGGAGCACAGACTCTGAAACTTCGACAGACGCATTCAGAAGCACACTAAAGCGATTGCGTCAGAAACTCGAAGCAGCTGGCGCTGAAGGTTCCGTCGTTGAAACAGTACACGGCGCAGGATATAGATTCAACTCGAAATAA
- a CDS encoding fasciclin domain-containing protein: protein MYSQKLLAASAVLVLLSAINAVCQSVQAKPAHKLLAAKTQQFVEKEGFERKEKDVINTLKDNDVAKFSTLLDGYTQAYSLDNTLKGNGPFTIFAPTDKAFRKMPDDDRMSLWANKNKLKQVLQYTVVEGKIKTVDLRKEPKLKTMEGHSISITAKGNDIYADKSLILTTDIPCSNGVIHILDEVIMPPLSK from the coding sequence ATGTACAGTCAAAAACTCTTGGCAGCAAGTGCAGTTCTAGTTTTGCTTTCAGCCATAAACGCAGTGTGTCAGTCGGTGCAAGCGAAGCCCGCACATAAGTTACTGGCCGCAAAGACTCAGCAGTTTGTTGAAAAAGAGGGTTTTGAGCGGAAAGAGAAAGATGTGATCAACACGTTGAAAGACAATGACGTGGCAAAATTTTCGACATTGCTAGATGGTTATACCCAAGCCTATTCTCTGGATAATACGTTGAAAGGCAATGGACCATTCACGATTTTTGCTCCAACCGATAAAGCATTTCGCAAAATGCCAGACGATGACAGAATGTCGCTGTGGGCTAACAAGAACAAGTTGAAGCAGGTTCTTCAATACACTGTAGTGGAAGGCAAGATTAAAACGGTTGACTTAAGGAAGGAGCCGAAGCTGAAAACGATGGAAGGTCACTCCATTTCAATCACAGCCAAGGGCAACGACATTTATGCAGACAAGTCTTTAATTCTCACGACAGATATTCCTTGCTCTAATGGTGTTATTCACATATTAGATGAAGTAATCATGCCACCATTAAGCAAGTGA
- a CDS encoding efflux RND transporter permease subunit: MINKIISFSLNQRIVTLAAAVVMSGLGIWSVLNLSTDSFPDVSNVQVQIITEPQSMATEEVETLITYPIENALNGLPYIEKIRSSSSFGFSIITAIFEDSTDVYFARQLVQQRLLQMSSSLPADCPTPQLGPVVSSFSNVYMYCLESDRRNFTELRTIQDWEVARKLRAVPGVANVSTYGGFVKQYHIIVRPQDLHSYGLRLTDLIRAVNDNNENAGGNFIEKAGQEVIIRGIGRIESIDDIKSIVLKTIDGTPVRIWQVADVVIGEGFRRGSATKDGNGEAITAMVMTRKGVNTKEVVARVQERVKEIQSELPPDVKIVPYYDQTELVDKTIETVKEILFFSGGLVIVILTAVLLHIPSALIVAVIIPLSMLFSFILMKFTGLSANLMTLGAVDFGVIVDAGVVMVENIFRNLSHHHQQRTKKEVLETIRFSAQEVGRPIVFAISIIMVVYLPLFTLEGVEGKMFHPLALTFIYALLGSLVVALTVIPVLCYFFMQKPLRERENVVVNWITKVYKPALDRAILNPKKTMLVAVAALVASFCLVPFLGSEFIPSLDEGPILLRTKLHASSAHTETSRICNIVEKLLLKFPEVTTVVGRTGRSGTGPGLEGVESTDLYVGLKPKSEWTTTKSKEKLVDMMAAKLDEIPGLMFSFSQPIADMIDDLIAGIRADLGIKIFGPDIKTLDSIAENILHEVGKVRGAVDMQREQLLGLPQLKIEIDRSKIARLGLDVADVQTIIRAALAGQAVTEVIEGTMRFDVLIRFHEDYRSTPEQIGNIFIIAPTGARIKLSQIANIHMDNGFVTVNRENGQRRTAVLVNVRGRDLGSFVADAQERVAKNVKIPRGYKVVWSGQFENQQRAMAKLSLVVPCVLLLIFLLLFASFRSLRNAGLIMLNVPFAMIGGIVALFLSHETLSVPAIIGFIALFGVAVQNGVILISYIMQLQERGQSLDDAVREGATVRLRPVMMTALVAAVGLIPKIVSPGTGAEVQRPLALVVLGGIISATLLTLLVLPAVYRLINQKTKFGPKTDEPLGQEEEEIIREAKAEQTELEEEAKAEAKQSNSEEETNSGLPAAKN; this comes from the coding sequence ATGATCAACAAAATTATCAGTTTCTCGCTCAATCAGCGTATAGTCACGCTGGCCGCCGCCGTGGTGATGTCGGGGCTTGGCATTTGGTCTGTGCTGAATCTGTCTACCGACTCATTTCCCGACGTGAGCAACGTTCAGGTTCAGATAATCACCGAACCGCAGAGCATGGCGACGGAAGAAGTCGAAACATTGATCACATATCCCATTGAGAATGCTCTCAATGGTTTGCCTTACATTGAAAAAATTCGCTCCAGCTCGAGTTTTGGGTTTTCAATCATCACAGCAATTTTCGAGGACAGTACGGACGTTTACTTTGCACGCCAACTAGTACAGCAGCGCCTTCTACAAATGTCTTCGTCGCTACCGGCAGACTGCCCGACACCTCAGTTGGGTCCGGTCGTTTCTAGCTTCAGCAACGTCTATATGTATTGTCTTGAAAGCGATAGAAGAAATTTCACTGAACTAAGAACAATTCAGGACTGGGAAGTAGCCCGAAAGCTACGGGCTGTGCCAGGCGTGGCGAACGTCTCGACTTATGGCGGGTTTGTAAAGCAATATCACATCATCGTCCGCCCTCAAGACCTGCACAGCTATGGTCTTCGACTGACCGATTTGATCAGAGCAGTCAACGATAATAACGAAAACGCCGGAGGCAACTTCATTGAGAAAGCCGGGCAAGAAGTAATCATAAGAGGTATCGGTCGCATAGAAAGCATCGACGATATCAAGTCGATTGTGTTGAAAACGATCGATGGAACACCGGTTCGTATCTGGCAGGTCGCAGATGTCGTCATTGGCGAAGGCTTCAGGCGCGGCTCAGCTACTAAAGATGGCAATGGCGAAGCAATCACTGCCATGGTGATGACCCGAAAAGGCGTAAATACAAAAGAAGTAGTAGCGAGAGTTCAAGAGCGCGTCAAAGAGATCCAAAGTGAGTTGCCGCCCGATGTAAAGATCGTGCCGTACTACGACCAGACAGAACTTGTAGACAAAACCATTGAAACAGTGAAAGAAATTCTGTTCTTCAGCGGCGGACTTGTCATCGTCATTCTTACCGCGGTCTTGCTGCACATACCAAGTGCATTGATCGTCGCTGTGATCATTCCCCTTTCAATGCTCTTCAGTTTCATCTTGATGAAATTCACAGGGTTGAGCGCCAACTTAATGACTTTAGGTGCGGTTGATTTCGGCGTCATTGTAGATGCCGGAGTCGTCATGGTGGAAAACATCTTCAGAAATCTATCCCACCATCATCAACAACGAACAAAAAAAGAAGTTCTCGAGACAATAAGATTTTCCGCGCAGGAAGTTGGACGACCGATCGTTTTTGCAATCAGCATCATTATGGTTGTCTACCTTCCATTGTTCACACTTGAAGGCGTGGAAGGAAAAATGTTCCATCCGCTGGCGCTGACATTTATCTATGCCCTGCTTGGCTCGCTGGTTGTAGCGCTAACTGTGATTCCCGTTCTTTGCTATTTCTTCATGCAGAAGCCACTTCGTGAACGGGAAAACGTTGTCGTTAACTGGATTACCAAAGTCTATAAGCCGGCATTGGACAGAGCAATTCTCAACCCGAAGAAAACAATGCTTGTGGCTGTTGCAGCCCTGGTCGCCAGTTTCTGCCTGGTGCCATTTCTTGGTTCCGAGTTTATTCCATCGCTGGATGAAGGTCCAATCCTTCTTCGCACAAAGTTGCACGCGAGTTCAGCGCACACTGAAACATCTCGTATTTGCAATATTGTCGAAAAACTACTGCTCAAATTTCCTGAAGTGACGACAGTCGTCGGACGAACAGGTCGGTCCGGAACCGGTCCGGGGCTTGAAGGCGTCGAATCGACAGATCTGTATGTTGGGCTGAAGCCGAAAAGTGAGTGGACCACGACGAAAAGCAAGGAAAAGCTGGTCGATATGATGGCTGCGAAACTCGACGAAATTCCCGGGTTGATGTTCAGTTTTTCTCAACCGATCGCAGATATGATTGATGACCTGATAGCGGGGATTCGCGCCGATCTCGGCATCAAAATATTCGGACCCGATATCAAAACTCTCGATTCAATCGCGGAAAACATTCTGCATGAAGTCGGTAAAGTTCGCGGCGCAGTGGACATGCAACGCGAACAATTGCTGGGACTACCGCAACTGAAAATCGAAATCGATCGCAGCAAAATTGCTCGGCTTGGTTTGGATGTTGCAGATGTACAGACGATTATTAGAGCGGCTCTGGCCGGTCAAGCCGTTACCGAAGTAATCGAAGGCACCATGCGCTTTGATGTATTGATTCGCTTCCACGAGGACTACCGTAGCACACCAGAGCAAATCGGAAACATCTTCATCATCGCCCCTACAGGAGCACGTATCAAGCTCTCGCAGATCGCTAACATCCATATGGACAACGGTTTTGTCACCGTCAACAGAGAGAACGGACAACGCCGTACAGCGGTTCTGGTCAATGTAAGAGGTAGAGACCTGGGCTCATTTGTTGCGGATGCGCAAGAACGAGTTGCCAAGAACGTCAAAATCCCACGTGGCTACAAAGTTGTTTGGAGCGGACAATTCGAGAATCAACAACGTGCCATGGCAAAGCTTTCGCTTGTCGTGCCCTGCGTGCTACTGCTGATTTTCCTGCTGCTTTTCGCATCATTCCGCTCTCTGCGCAATGCCGGACTGATCATGTTGAACGTACCATTCGCGATGATTGGTGGCATCGTTGCGCTTTTTCTATCGCACGAAACGTTATCTGTACCAGCAATTATCGGCTTCATTGCACTGTTTGGCGTAGCGGTGCAAAACGGGGTCATTTTGATCAGTTACATTATGCAGTTGCAAGAACGGGGCCAGTCATTGGATGATGCCGTTCGTGAAGGTGCTACAGTCAGACTCCGGCCGGTAATGATGACAGCGCTTGTGGCAGCAGTCGGTCTTATTCCTAAGATTGTCAGCCCGGGAACAGGTGCCGAAGTTCAGCGTCCGCTCGCTCTTGTAGTACTCGGTGGTATCATTTCGGCCACTCTTCTAACCCTGCTGGTACTACCAGCGGTGTACAGACTGATCAATCAAAAAACGAAATTCGGTCCCAAAACCGATGAACCATTGGGTCAAGAGGAAGAAGAAATAATCAGAGAAGCAAAAGCAGAACAAACAGAATTAGAAGAAGAAGCAAAAGCAGAAGCAAAACAATCAAATTCAGAAGAAGAAACAAACTCAGGTCTACCCGCAGCCAAGAACTAA